The proteins below are encoded in one region of Helianthus annuus cultivar XRQ/B chromosome 2, HanXRQr2.0-SUNRISE, whole genome shotgun sequence:
- the LOC118486256 gene encoding uncharacterized protein LOC118486256, with protein sequence MNTEWDEEEDDPTYKGETTVFSRLHPEHEAYKPAKRAGYNPKAEHDYTLSYRPDDMAEDSKFIREIATAAIDKTKLPHNVGKYNGLTDPDDHLQVFKGAGATGGWNLPTWCHLFAQTFVGAACVWFDSLPAGKIKSWVDFREKFLAHFSQQRRHARDPADCLNIWRRDHESVEDFITRYNKECLEIGDVGEKMMRAHFMRAVKCDDLIKRVKGRDGGPKDWETFIEAAKTIAQTDKQLTGDDHRQRAHNSNDRHGRKSRGQSWRPSSHRERSPPREDAWHTINQIAHRKEIRNKRGQDPNLYCEFHKDTGHLTDDCFSLKQEIERALRDGKLTHLVKGGKRDYRQIQRRDEGPDNKKLRKLETHMVQGAHEDQRKITTSVHKMIRGARSKSSS encoded by the exons ATGAATACAGAATGGGATGAAGAGGAAGACGACCCAACGTACAAAGGGGAAACCACGGTGTTTAGTAGACTTCACCCGGAACATGAAGCATACAAGCCTGCAAAGCGCGCAGGGTACAACCCAAAGGCAGAGCATGACTATACCTTAAGCTATCGTCCAGATGACATGGCTGAAGATTCGAAATTCATCAGAGAGATTGCCACAGCTGCCATAGACAAAACCAAGCTGCCGCACAACGTTGGCAAATACAATGGATTGACAGATCCAGACGATCACCTCCAGGTCTTCAAAGGCGCAGGAGCAACAGGTGGGTGGAACCTACCAACTTGGTGCCACCTGTTCGCACAAACATTCGTAGGCGCAGCGTGCGTATGGTTCGACAGCTTACCAGCAGGAAAAATTAAATCATGGGTTGACTTCAGAGAGAAGTTCTTGGCACACTTCTCTCAACAGCGGAGGCACGCCAGAGACCCAGCAGATTGTCTAAACATATGGCGCCGAGACCACGAAAGCGTGGAAGATTTTATCACAAGATATAACAAAGAATGCTTAGAGATTGGGGATGTGGGAGAAAAAATGATGCGCGCGCACTTCATGAGGGCAGTCAAGTGTGACGACTTGATCAAGCGCGTGAAAGGTAgagacggaggacccaaagattgggaaactTTCATTGAGGCCGCCAAGACAATAGCACAGACAGACAAACAGTTGACCGGTGATGACCACCGTCAACGCGCACATAACTCTAATGACCGACATGGCAGAAAAAGCAGAGGCCAGTCATGGAGGCCTTCCAGTCATAGAGAAAGAAGCCCACCAAGAGAAGATGCGTGGCACACAATCAATCAGATAGCACACAGAAAAGAA ATACGCAACAAAAGGGGTCAAGATCCCAATCTCTACTGTGAATTCCATAAGGATACGGGTCACCTCACCGACGACTGTTTCAGCTTGAAGCAAGAAATCGAAAGAGCCCTAAGGGATGGAAAGCTCACTCACTTGGTCAAAGGCGGAAAGCGCGACTACCGCCAAATCCAGAGAAGAGACGAAGGGCCGGATAACAAAAAACTCAGGAAGTTGGAGACCCACATGGTACAGGGGGCCCACGAAGACCAAAGAAAAATTACAACAAGCGTACACAAGATGATTCGTGGCGCGAGAAGCAAGTCATCTTCCTAG